In a genomic window of Procambarus clarkii isolate CNS0578487 chromosome 10, FALCON_Pclarkii_2.0, whole genome shotgun sequence:
- the LOC138363260 gene encoding uncharacterized protein — protein MDKVVTIMDQVVTIMDQVVTIMDQVVTIMDKVITIMDQVVTIMDQVVSITDQVVTIMDQVVTIMDQVVAIMNNAVTIMNNAVTIMNNAVTIMNNAVTIMNNAVTIMNNAVTIMNNAVTIMNNAVTIMNNAVTIMNNAVTIMNNAVTIMNNAVTIMNNAVTIMNNALTIMNNAVTIMNNAVTIMNNAVTIMNNAVTIMNNAVTIMNNALTIMNNAVTIMNNAVTIMNNALTIMNNVVTIMNNVVTIMNNAVTIMNNAVTIMNNALTKMNNALTIMNNALTIMNNVVTIMNNALTIMNNVVTMKPNSIFKAQSA, from the coding sequence ATGGACAAGGTTGTCACTATAATGGACCAGGTTGTCACTATAATGGACCAGGTTGTCACTATAATGGATCAGGTTGTTACTATAATGGACAAGGTTATCACTATAATGGACCAGGTTGTCACTATAATGGACCAGGTTGTTTCTATAACGGACCAGGTTGTCACTATAATGGACCAGGTTGTCACTATAATGGACCAGGTTGTCGCTATAATGAACAACGCTGTCACTATAATGAACAACGCTGTCACAATAATGAACAACGCTGTCACTATAATGAACAACGCTGTCACTATAATGAATAACGCTGTCACTATAATGAACAACGCTGTCACTATAATGAACAACGCTGTCACTATAATGAACAACGCTGTCACTATAATGAATAACGCTGTCACTATAATGAACAACGCTGTCACTATAATGAACAACGCTGTCACTATAATGAACAACGCTGTCACTATAATGAACAACGCTGTCACTATAATGAACAACGCTCTCACTATAATGAACAACGCTGTCACAATAATGAACAACGCTGTCACTATAATGAACAACGCTGTCACTATAATGAATAACGCTGTCACTATAATGAACAACGCTGTCACTATAATGAACAACGCTCTCACTATAATGAACAACGCTGTCACTATAATGAACAACGCTGTCACTATAATGAACAACGCTCTCACTATAATGAACAACGTTGTCACTATAATGAACAACGTTGTCACTATAATGAACAACGCTGTCACTATAATGAACAACGCTGTCACTATAATGAACAACGCTCTCACTAAAATGAACAACGCTCTCACTATAATGAACAACGCTCTCACTATAATGAACAACGTTGTCACTATAATGAACAACGCTCTCACTATAATGAACAACGTTGTCACTATGAAGCCGAATTCAATATTTAAAGCCCAATCGGCATAG